The following is a genomic window from candidate division TA06 bacterium.
GGCGAGATCCGGAGCGTCAGCCAGCTGGACAAGCGGATCAATGAGGCCCAGAAACTGGGTTTCAAGAGGATGCTCATCCCGGCCCACAACCAGAGGACGGCCGGCAATTCAAAGATCCAGTTGGTAGAGGTCCGCTTTCTGTCCGAAGCCCTGCAGGCCTTGATATCTTAAGCGCTGCAAACAGCAACGATTATTTAGTTAACAAAACTTTTTACCGCTAAGACGCGAAGCTCGCAAAGCTTTATTTTTTATAGGTTCCTTGGCATACCCTTCGGCACGGCTCAGGGCATGCTTTGTGACCTACGCAATAAGAAAAGGAGATCTATGAAGATCCGAAAGCTCATCACCACCGATTATCCCGAGCTGATCAGGCTCTGGGAGCGGGCCAAACTGCCGGCCAAGCCCAAGGGCCGGGACAGCAGAAAACATATCGCTAAAGAGATGGCCTGTAATCCAGGCTTTTTTATCGGAGCCTTTGACCGGAACCTGTTGATCGGGTCGGTCATCGCCTCCCACGACGGCCGCAAGGGCTGGCTGAACCGGATCGCGGTGGATCCCGACTACCGCCGTCTGGGGCTGGCTCAAAAACTGACTCTGGCCGGAGAGAAGGCTTTAAGAAAGCAGGGCATTAAAATATTCGGCCTGCTGATCCACGAATACAACACGGCTTCGCTTAAGCTGGCTAAAAAGATGGGTTATAAGGTTCACGGCGACATTCTCTATCTGACCAAAAGGAACGAGGAGCACATCTAAATGACATACGTATCGGCGATCATCGTGGCCGCCGGCAGCGGAGAGCGGCTGGGAGCCAAAGTTCCCAAGGCTTTTGTAAAGATCAACGGCCGTCCCATGCTGGAATACTCAATGCAAGCTTATCAGGAATGCAAAAACGTTAAGGAGATAATCCTGGTAAAACCGCCTTCCCATCGGATCAACGGTTTGAAGCATTTTGCTCAATATTCGAAACTTTCGGCCATCGTTTCCGGCGGCAAAGAACGGCCGGACTCGGTAAGGGCCGGGTTGAATAGGGTTTCCCCCGATTCCGGCATCGTATTGATCCACGATGCCGCCCGGCCTATGATCAGAACAGAGCAGATCAACGCAGTGATCCAGGCAGCAAAAAGGTACGGAGCAGCCATTCTGGCTTCTCCTGTAAGCGACACGATCAAAAAGGCCAATGCCGGCAGGATCACCGGAACGATTGACCGCTCGCAATTATGGAAGGCCCAGACCCCCCAAGGCTTTAGAATGTCGGTTCTGAAAAGATCCCATTTTAATCGGAAGAATGTCCCTGCTACCGACGACAGCCAATTGGTGGAAATGATAAAAGGAAATGTTCATCTAGTTTCCGGCGACGACAATAATATAAAAGTAACAACTCCCACAGACTTGGAGATCGCCTCATGGCTGCTAAAAAAGATAAAATAAGGATCGGGCTGGGCTACGACATCCACCGTCTGGTAAAAGGGCGCCGCCTGATAATGGGAGGAGTGGACATTCCATACCCCAAAGGCCTTTGGGGGCATTCCGACGCCGACGTGCTGTGCCATGCCGTGGCCGACAGCCTGCTGGGAGCGGCGGCCCTGGGCGACATCGGCCTCCATTTCCCGGACACCGATAAACGGTACAAAGACATTTCCAGCCTGAAACTTCTTGAGAAAGTTTTGCCATTGGTCAAAAAAGAGGGTTACGTTATCAGGAATATAGACAGCACGGTGACGGCCGAGGCGCCCCGGCTGGCCCCTCATATTGCTGCCATGCGCCGGAACATCGCCGCCGCCCTCAAACTGAAGGATTTTCAGGTCTCGGTAAAAGCCACTACCAACGAAGATTTGGACGATACCGGAAAAGGACGAGGCATCTGGGCCCAGGCAGTCTGTCTGCTGGAGGCCGGCAAATGAACATGGAACAGCTGGCAAACACCCTGGCGGCCCAGGGCGGCTGGTGGGCTTACCTGACCATATTTACGGCCACCTTTCTGGAAGGCATTTTTCCTCCGGCCCCCAGCGACGTGGTGGTGATTTTTTGCGCCATCCTGGTGGGCCAAAATCAGCTGCACTGGTTTCCTGGTTTCCTTGCAGCCTTTCTAGGAGGATCGCTGGGAGCCCTGTTGGTCTATTGGATCGGAATCAAAAAAGGCCGGGATTATTTTCTGTCCAAGCCCCGCCCCTTTCTATCGCCCCAACGGCTGCTTATGATGGAGGGCCATTTCGCCAAATACGGCAATTTGATTCTGGCTTTGAACCGGGTCGTAGTGGGCGGGCGTTCCTTTAGTTTTTTGATCGCAGGTTTGACCGGATATAGTTTTAAAAAGGTTTTGCTTTATGGCCTGCCCGGCATTGCCCTGTGGTACGGACTGCTGTTCTGTCTGGGAATATTCTTCGGAGCTCAGGCCAAGCAATTCGTCAATGTCATAATCATAGTGGTGATGTCCCTGCTGGTTTTATCGCTGGTCTCGGCCATCATCACCAAAAAGCTGATGAAATGAGACTCCTGCCCGCCGGCTCAAAACAAAAAACCCCGCCAAAGCGGGGTTTTTTGTTTTGGTGATGCTATCTCACCATTTCCTTTAGTTCTTTGCCGGGCTTGAAAGCCGGGACCTTCTTGGCAGCGATCTTGATCTCTTTGCCGGTCTGGGGATTGCGTCCGATTCTGGCCTTTCTCTTTTTGACCGAGAATGTTCCGAACCCCACCAATGTTACCGATTCGCCCTTTTTCAATGCCTTGGCAATGCTATCGATTACGCCGTTGACGGCGGCGGCGGCCTCAACCTTGGTACAAGTGACTTTGGCAACGGCCTCGATTAACTCCGCTTTATTCACTACTGATATCCCTCCTTTCGTTTTATAAAATTAAGACTGTTGTTTTCCGTTAACGCCATTAGTATAGCATTTACGCCATCTGCCGTCAAGACTTTTTTTAAAATATTTTAAAATATTTTAAAACAGCGAAACCGGGTCTATCTCTATGCTGGTTTTGACCCCGGGCGGCAGCGGGAGCGCCAGTTTTTTAAGGACGGCTTGCAACACCGAGGGCCGGGGGGCCTTGATCAGAAGCTGCCAGCGGTAACGTCCTTTAAGGCGGAACACCGGGGACGGGACCGGGCCCAGCAGTTCGGCCTCGCCCTTAATCTCCTGCGCCCTTTTAGCCAACCCCCCGGCAAAGCTCATTCCCGCCTGTTCCTGGCCAGCGGTTACCGTCACCAGGGCCAGATGCGTGAACGGCGGATAGCCGTGCTCCCTCCGGTCATTGATCTCCTGCTTCCAAAACCCCTGATAGTCGTGATTTTTGGCACAGGCCATCACCGGATTAGCGGGGAGCCTGGTTTGGACTATCACCAGACCCGGACGTTCTCCCCGGCCGGCCCGCCCGGCCATCTGGGATACCAGCTGGAAAGCCCTTTCCTGCGACCTGAAATCAGGCAGGCCCAATATATCATCCACGTTGATAATGCCCACCAGCGAGACATCGGGAAAGTCGTGCCCCTTGGCGATCATCTGGGTTCCCAGCAGGATCATGGCTTCCCGGTTGTAAAAACGTTGCAGCAGGTTTTGATGTGCCCCCTTGCGTCCGGTGGTATCGGTGTCCATCCTCAGCAGTCCGGCCCGGGGGAATTTTTTACCCAGTTCTTCCTCCAGCCCCTGTACCCCTTTGGCATTGAAAATAAATTCTCCGGAATGGCAGGCGGGACAGGAGTCCAGTGGCAAGCGGGAATACCCGCAGTAATGGCAAAGCATCCTGTGACCCTTAAGGTGATAGGTCAGGCTGATGCTGCAGTTGGGGCAACTGACGATCTGTCCGCAGCAGCGGCATTGGACATAAGGGGCAAAACCCCTGCGGTTCAGAAGCAGCATTACCTGGTTATTTTTTCCCAAAGCCTCTCCGATGGCTTTCTCCAGCTGGGCCGAGATGAGGCCGGGCCCGGAGAGTTGGGATTTTAGATCTACCAGCACAACTTGGGGCAGCAGTGAATTTCCCGCCCGTTTCTCCCAGAGGAACAGCCTGAATTTTCCGGCGGCGGCCTTATAATAGCTTTCCACCGAAGGCGTGGCCGAGCCCAGGATCACCGAAGCCCCTTCGGCCTTGGCCCTAACTATGGCCAGATCCCGTGCATGGTAATAAGGCCGGACCTCGGACTGTTTGTAGGAAGAGTCATGCTCCTCGTCCACCACTATCAGTCCCAGGTCTTTTAACGGGGCAAATACCGCCGAACGGGTTCCCACCACCATCCGCACTTTTTCCCGTCTTAAACTTTCCCAGGCGTCCAGCCTTTCGCCCTGGCTCATGCCGCTGTGCCACAGGGCCACCTGTCCCAGCTTGGACTGGGCCCGGGAGATCATCTGAGGGGTCAGTCCGATCTCCGGCACCAGCATCAGCACCGAGCGGCCCAGCTTGACAGCCTGCCGGGCAGCCTGAAGGTACAGCTCGGTCTTGCCGCTGCCGGTGACGCCGTGGATCAGGTTCACCCTG
Proteins encoded in this region:
- a CDS encoding GNAT family N-acetyltransferase, with amino-acid sequence MKIRKLITTDYPELIRLWERAKLPAKPKGRDSRKHIAKEMACNPGFFIGAFDRNLLIGSVIASHDGRKGWLNRIAVDPDYRRLGLAQKLTLAGEKALRKQGIKIFGLLIHEYNTASLKLAKKMGYKVHGDILYLTKRNEEHI
- the ispD gene encoding 2-C-methyl-D-erythritol 4-phosphate cytidylyltransferase; translated protein: MTYVSAIIVAAGSGERLGAKVPKAFVKINGRPMLEYSMQAYQECKNVKEIILVKPPSHRINGLKHFAQYSKLSAIVSGGKERPDSVRAGLNRVSPDSGIVLIHDAARPMIRTEQINAVIQAAKRYGAAILASPVSDTIKKANAGRITGTIDRSQLWKAQTPQGFRMSVLKRSHFNRKNVPATDDSQLVEMIKGNVHLVSGDDNNIKVTTPTDLEIASWLLKKIK
- a CDS encoding 2-C-methyl-D-erythritol 2,4-cyclodiphosphate synthase; its protein translation is MAAKKDKIRIGLGYDIHRLVKGRRLIMGGVDIPYPKGLWGHSDADVLCHAVADSLLGAAALGDIGLHFPDTDKRYKDISSLKLLEKVLPLVKKEGYVIRNIDSTVTAEAPRLAPHIAAMRRNIAAALKLKDFQVSVKATTNEDLDDTGKGRGIWAQAVCLLEAGK
- a CDS encoding DedA family protein, whose product is MNMEQLANTLAAQGGWWAYLTIFTATFLEGIFPPAPSDVVVIFCAILVGQNQLHWFPGFLAAFLGGSLGALLVYWIGIKKGRDYFLSKPRPFLSPQRLLMMEGHFAKYGNLILALNRVVVGGRSFSFLIAGLTGYSFKKVLLYGLPGIALWYGLLFCLGIFFGAQAKQFVNVIIIVVMSLLVLSLVSAIITKKLMK
- a CDS encoding HU family DNA-binding protein; translation: MNKAELIEAVAKVTCTKVEAAAAVNGVIDSIAKALKKGESVTLVGFGTFSVKKRKARIGRNPQTGKEIKIAAKKVPAFKPGKELKEMVR
- the priA gene encoding primosomal protein N', translated to MSSTNLTYAEVALPLPGSSPFTYEVPEELAGRLCPGMRVRVPLGSREMMGYVVAISKTTSHKTKPILEAPDQEPVITKGLLELTRWAASYYGCAWGEAIRAALPPGLDARQKALISIRKGAVITNDDPESTALLQLLEERGEIAEKFIHQRFGPSIKAVINRLMAKGSLERRLAWQKNVKPRLQRWLAFNKTEELPARALKQRSLLEKLSREKEIPPSGLLNEQAAAAALVKKGLARWEGRRSVRLPRTDYAEKTKAEPALTDEQSQALKLLSQDLEQSRFRVNLIHGVTGSGKTELYLQAARQAVKLGRSVLMLVPEIGLTPQMISRAQSKLGQVALWHSGMSQGERLDAWESLRREKVRMVVGTRSAVFAPLKDLGLIVVDEEHDSSYKQSEVRPYYHARDLAIVRAKAEGASVILGSATPSVESYYKAAAGKFRLFLWEKRAGNSLLPQVVLVDLKSQLSGPGLISAQLEKAIGEALGKNNQVMLLLNRRGFAPYVQCRCCGQIVSCPNCSISLTYHLKGHRMLCHYCGYSRLPLDSCPACHSGEFIFNAKGVQGLEEELGKKFPRAGLLRMDTDTTGRKGAHQNLLQRFYNREAMILLGTQMIAKGHDFPDVSLVGIINVDDILGLPDFRSQERAFQLVSQMAGRAGRGERPGLVIVQTRLPANPVMACAKNHDYQGFWKQEINDRREHGYPPFTHLALVTVTAGQEQAGMSFAGGLAKRAQEIKGEAELLGPVPSPVFRLKGRYRWQLLIKAPRPSVLQAVLKKLALPLPPGVKTSIEIDPVSLF